One region of Pseudomonas glycinae genomic DNA includes:
- the cobA gene encoding uroporphyrinogen-III C-methyltransferase translates to MNAKVWLVGAGPGDPELLTLKAVRALREAEVVLIDDLVNEAVLEHCPAARIIAVGKRGGCRSTPQAFIHRLMLRYARQGKCVVRLKGGDPCIFGRGGEEAQWLRERGVEVELVNGITAGLAGATQCDIPLTLRGVARGVTLVTAHTQDDSQLNWRALAQGGTTLVIYMGVAKLGEIREQLLAGGMAADTPVAMIENASLPGQRECRSDLTAMEDDALGFQLKSPAILVIGAVAAAATQVDSIGWAADRLA, encoded by the coding sequence ATGAACGCGAAAGTCTGGCTGGTGGGCGCGGGCCCCGGTGATCCTGAACTGCTGACGTTAAAAGCCGTACGTGCCTTGCGCGAGGCCGAGGTGGTACTGATCGACGATCTGGTCAATGAGGCGGTACTTGAGCACTGCCCTGCTGCACGGATCATCGCGGTCGGCAAACGCGGTGGCTGTCGTTCGACGCCCCAGGCGTTCATCCATCGGCTGATGCTGCGTTATGCCCGTCAGGGCAAATGCGTGGTGCGGCTCAAGGGCGGCGATCCGTGCATTTTCGGGCGTGGGGGTGAGGAAGCACAGTGGTTGCGCGAGCGCGGTGTCGAGGTGGAACTAGTCAATGGCATCACCGCCGGACTGGCCGGCGCGACCCAGTGTGATATTCCGCTGACATTGCGCGGCGTCGCACGGGGCGTGACGCTGGTCACGGCCCACACCCAGGACGACAGCCAGTTGAACTGGCGGGCGCTGGCGCAAGGCGGGACGACGCTGGTGATCTACATGGGAGTGGCGAAGCTCGGCGAGATTCGCGAGCAACTGCTGGCAGGCGGTATGGCGGCGGATACGCCGGTGGCGATGATCGAGAATGCCTCGTTGCCAGGGCAGCGCGAATGCCGCAGTGATCTGACAGCGATGGAAGACGATGCCCTTGGTTTCCAGCTCAAGAGTCCTGCGATTCTGGTCATAGGCGCCGTTGCAGCGGCTGCGACCCAGGTCGATTCGATTGGCTGGGCAGCCGATCGACTGGCCTGA
- a CDS encoding OmpA family protein, whose product MKLKNTLGLAIGSLIAATSFGALAQGQGAVEIEGFAKKEQFDSARNFKNNGNLFGGSIGYFLTDDVELRLGYDEVHNVRADDGKNVKGANTALDALYHFNNPGDMLRPYVSAGFSDQSIDQNGSNGRNRSTFANLGAGAKLYFTDNFYARAGVEAQYNIDQGDTEWAPSVGIGVNFGGGSKPAAAPVPAPAEVCSDSDNDGVCDNVDKCPDTPANVTVDADGCPAVAEVVRVELDVKFDFDKSVVKPNSYGDIKNLADFMKQYPSTTTTVEGHTDSVGPDAYNQKLSERRANAVKQVLTNQYGVESSRVNSVGYGESRPVADNKTEAGRAVNRRVEAQVEAQAK is encoded by the coding sequence ATGAAACTGAAAAACACCTTGGGCTTGGCCATTGGTTCTTTGATTGCCGCCACTTCTTTCGGCGCTCTGGCACAAGGCCAAGGCGCAGTTGAAATCGAAGGCTTCGCAAAGAAAGAACAATTCGACAGCGCTCGTAACTTCAAGAACAACGGCAACCTGTTCGGCGGTTCGATCGGTTACTTCCTGACCGACGACGTTGAACTGCGTCTGGGCTACGACGAAGTGCACAACGTGCGTGCCGACGATGGCAAGAACGTCAAGGGCGCCAACACCGCTCTGGACGCTCTGTACCACTTCAACAACCCAGGCGACATGCTGCGTCCATACGTTTCGGCCGGTTTCTCTGACCAGAGCATCGACCAGAACGGTTCGAACGGTCGCAACCGTTCCACCTTCGCCAACCTGGGCGCCGGTGCCAAGCTGTACTTCACCGACAACTTCTACGCCCGTGCTGGCGTTGAAGCTCAGTACAACATCGACCAGGGCGACACCGAGTGGGCTCCTAGCGTCGGTATCGGTGTGAACTTCGGTGGCGGCTCCAAGCCAGCTGCTGCTCCAGTTCCAGCACCAGCTGAAGTCTGCTCCGACAGCGACAACGACGGCGTGTGCGACAACGTTGACAAGTGCCCGGACACCCCAGCCAACGTAACTGTTGACGCTGATGGCTGCCCAGCAGTTGCTGAAGTTGTTCGTGTTGAGCTGGACGTGAAGTTCGACTTCGACAAGTCGGTTGTGAAGCCAAACAGCTACGGCGACATCAAAAACCTGGCTGACTTCATGAAGCAGTACCCATCCACCACCACTACTGTTGAAGGTCACACTGACTCCGTCGGTCCTGACGCTTACAACCAGAAACTGTCCGAGCGTCGTGCAAACGCCGTTAAGCAAGTTCTGACCAACCAGTACGGTGTTGAATCGTCCCGCGTCAACTCTGTTGGCTACGGCGAATCCCGTCCAGTTGCAGACAACAAAACTGAAGCTGGCCGTGCTGTTAACCGTCGCGTAGAAGCGCAGGTTGAAGCTCAAGCTAAGTAA
- the sigX gene encoding RNA polymerase sigma factor SigX — protein MNKAQTLSTRYDPRELSDEELVARSHTELFHVTRAYEELMRRYQRTLFNVCARYLGNDRDADDVCQEVMLKVLYGLKNFEGKSKFKTWLYSITYNECITQYRKERRKRRLMDALSLDPLEEASEEKAPKPEEKGGLDRWLVYVNPIDREILVLRFVAELEFQEIADIMHMGLSATKMRYKRALDKLREKFAGIAET, from the coding sequence TTGAATAAAGCCCAAACGCTATCCACGCGCTACGACCCCCGCGAGCTCTCTGATGAGGAGTTGGTCGCGCGCTCGCATACCGAGCTTTTTCACGTGACGCGTGCGTATGAAGAACTGATGCGGCGTTACCAGCGGACATTATTTAACGTGTGCGCACGATATCTTGGGAACGATCGCGATGCAGACGATGTCTGTCAGGAAGTGATGTTGAAGGTGCTGTACGGGCTGAAGAACTTCGAGGGGAAATCGAAGTTCAAGACATGGCTGTACAGCATCACCTACAACGAATGCATCACACAGTATCGGAAGGAACGGCGAAAGCGTCGCTTGATGGACGCACTGAGTCTTGACCCCCTTGAGGAAGCGTCCGAAGAAAAGGCGCCGAAACCCGAGGAGAAGGGCGGACTGGATCGCTGGCTGGTGTATGTGAACCCGATTGACCGGGAAATTCTGGTGCTACGATTTGTCGCAGAGCTGGAGTTCCAGGAGATCGCAGACATCATGCACATGGGTTTGAGTGCGACAAAAATGCGTTACAAACGCGCTCTTGATAAATTGCGTGAGAAATTTGCAGGCATTGCTGAAACTTAG
- a CDS encoding mechanosensitive ion channel family protein, giving the protein MELDLWTQSLVTAMTALWTKVANFIPNLFGALVVLLLGFVVAKLLDTLLSKLLAKLGLDRLMGGTGLTKLMSRAGLQVPISTLIGKIVYWFVLLIFLVSAAESLGLERVSATLDMLALYLPKVFGAALVLLVGVLLAQLANGLVRGAAEGVGLDYASGLGRIAQGLVIIISISVAISQLEVKTDLLNHVIVIVLITVGLAVALAMGLGSREIAGQILAGIYVRELYQVGQQVRIGEVEGQIEEIGTVKTTLLTDEGELVSLSNRILLEQHVSSR; this is encoded by the coding sequence ATGGAACTTGATCTCTGGACTCAGAGCCTCGTCACTGCAATGACTGCGTTGTGGACCAAAGTCGCTAATTTCATTCCGAACCTGTTCGGCGCACTGGTTGTGCTGCTGTTGGGTTTTGTCGTGGCCAAGCTGCTGGACACCTTGCTGTCCAAATTGCTGGCCAAACTGGGGCTTGATCGCCTGATGGGCGGCACCGGCCTGACCAAATTGATGTCCCGCGCGGGGCTGCAAGTGCCGATCTCCACGTTGATCGGTAAAATCGTCTATTGGTTCGTTCTGCTGATTTTTCTGGTTTCGGCAGCAGAATCCCTTGGACTTGAGCGAGTTTCAGCTACGCTTGACATGCTCGCGCTGTATCTGCCGAAGGTATTCGGTGCGGCGCTTGTGTTACTGGTCGGTGTCCTGCTCGCGCAACTGGCCAATGGCCTGGTTCGCGGGGCGGCAGAAGGCGTAGGCCTGGACTACGCTTCCGGCCTTGGGCGAATTGCCCAGGGCCTGGTGATCATCATCAGCATTTCGGTCGCGATCAGTCAGCTGGAGGTCAAGACCGACCTGCTGAACCATGTGATCGTGATCGTATTGATTACCGTTGGTCTGGCGGTTGCGTTGGCCATGGGGTTGGGAAGCCGGGAAATTGCCGGTCAGATTCTTGCGGGAATCTATGTGCGTGAGTTGTATCAGGTTGGGCAACAAGTGCGTATTGGCGAGGTCGAAGGCCAGATTGAAGAGATCGGCACGGTTAAGACCACATTGCTGACCGATGAGGGTGAGCTAGTCTCTCTCTCCAATCGGATCCTGCTGGAGCAGCATGTGAGTAGCCGCTAA
- a CDS encoding zinc transporter ZntB, translating into MFEEENAQWGLVHALVLDGKGGARSIARTDLDDLQLQAHESLWLHWDRSHPQTQTWLRKSSGLNEFTCDLLLEENTRPRLLPLPDSELLLFLRGVNLNPGAEPEDMVSVRIFASAQRVISLRLRPLRATDELLVMLGEGKGPKTSSELMLYLAQFLTNKVQDLVTCLSEVVDEEEEKLDADERYTPEHGAILHIRRRAAGLKRFLAPQRDIFGQLTRIKLPWFVDDDADYWNELNNSLTRYLEELELTRERVGLVLEAEDRRLSVHMNRTMYRFGIITCIFLPMSFITGLLGINVGGIPFSSSPYGFLIACLTVLALAFGQWWLFRRLRWV; encoded by the coding sequence ATGTTCGAGGAAGAAAACGCGCAATGGGGGCTGGTGCATGCCCTGGTGCTGGACGGTAAAGGCGGTGCGCGTTCGATAGCCCGGACTGATCTCGACGATCTGCAGCTGCAGGCTCATGAAAGCCTGTGGCTGCACTGGGATCGCAGTCACCCGCAGACCCAGACCTGGCTGCGCAAATCCAGTGGGCTTAACGAGTTCACCTGTGATCTGCTGTTGGAAGAAAACACCCGCCCACGCCTGTTGCCGCTGCCGGATTCCGAGCTGCTGCTGTTTTTGCGCGGGGTCAATCTCAACCCCGGTGCCGAGCCGGAAGACATGGTGTCGGTGCGGATTTTTGCCTCCGCCCAGCGGGTGATTTCCTTGCGCTTGCGTCCCTTGCGCGCCACTGACGAGTTGCTGGTGATGCTGGGCGAGGGCAAGGGGCCGAAAACCTCGTCCGAATTGATGCTGTATCTGGCGCAATTCCTCACCAACAAGGTGCAGGATCTGGTGACTTGCCTCTCCGAAGTGGTCGATGAAGAGGAAGAAAAACTGGATGCCGACGAACGGTATACCCCCGAGCACGGCGCCATTTTGCACATCCGTCGCCGGGCCGCCGGACTGAAGCGTTTTCTGGCACCGCAGCGGGATATTTTCGGACAGCTGACGCGGATAAAACTGCCGTGGTTCGTTGATGACGATGCCGACTACTGGAACGAATTGAACAACAGCCTGACCCGTTATCTCGAAGAGCTCGAATTGACTCGAGAGCGCGTGGGCCTTGTGCTGGAGGCCGAAGACCGGCGCTTGAGCGTGCACATGAATCGCACGATGTATCGTTTCGGCATCATCACCTGCATCTTCTTGCCGATGAGTTTTATTACCGGTCTGCTGGGCATCAATGTCGGCGGCATTCCGTTCTCGAGCAGCCCTTATGGTTTCCTGATCGCTTGCCTGACGGTGCTCGCCCTGGCGTTCGGACAATGGTGGTTGTTCCGCCGATTGCGCTGGGTCTGA
- the rraA gene encoding ribonuclease E activity regulator RraA — MNHYLTPDLCDAYPELVQVLEPMFSNFGGRDSFGGEIVTIKCFEDNSLVKEQAELKGNGKVLVVDGGGSLRCALLGDMIAEKAAKNGWEGLVIYGCIRDVDVIAQTDLGVQALASHPKKTEKRGLGDLNVPVTFAGVTFHPGQYIYADNNGVIISLSPLKMPE, encoded by the coding sequence ATGAACCATTACCTTACGCCTGACCTGTGCGACGCCTATCCGGAGCTGGTTCAGGTGCTGGAACCGATGTTCAGCAATTTCGGCGGCCGTGATTCGTTCGGTGGCGAAATCGTGACCATCAAATGTTTCGAAGACAACTCGCTGGTCAAGGAACAAGCCGAGCTCAAGGGCAACGGCAAGGTGCTGGTGGTCGATGGCGGTGGCTCGCTGCGCTGCGCACTGCTGGGCGACATGATCGCCGAGAAAGCCGCGAAAAACGGTTGGGAAGGGCTGGTCATCTACGGCTGCATCCGTGATGTGGACGTCATCGCCCAGACCGATCTTGGCGTGCAGGCCCTGGCCAGCCATCCGAAAAAGACTGAAAAACGCGGTCTCGGCGACCTCAACGTGCCGGTGACCTTCGCGGGTGTGACCTTCCATCCCGGTCAGTACATCTATGCGGACAACAATGGCGTGATCATCTCGCTAAGTCCGCTGAAAATGCCTGAATAA
- a CDS encoding alpha/beta fold hydrolase: MQSSSNLFPVALISAERRGDLSEDVYRLKPGNSPDWSVEIAVTRLGMADEPASRGVPVILLHGSFSNRRFWFSPKGLGLGAYLTRLGFDVWIPEMRGHGLSQRNEDYRRNRVADYARYDLPAIAAFVREQSGQIPHWIGHSLGGITLAAALGGEYLGEPAVASAAFFGTQVSRTYWPLKIPPVEWSGRFILKRFAQLSGSRLKRGPEDEPIGLALESMRWYGLFGRFGDKDKDWWAGLADVQVPVLAVSAAGDHQDPAWACRKLFEQIGSEHKQFINLGREQGFNDQFGHVEMLVSKAAQAEVWPLVARWLADQHTPLLGEKPDLAAAV; the protein is encoded by the coding sequence ATGCAAAGCAGCAGCAACCTATTTCCTGTCGCCCTGATCAGCGCCGAGCGACGCGGTGATCTGAGCGAAGACGTTTACCGTTTGAAACCGGGCAACAGCCCTGACTGGTCCGTGGAAATCGCGGTGACCCGTCTCGGCATGGCCGATGAGCCGGCGTCGCGCGGCGTGCCGGTGATCTTGCTGCACGGCAGTTTTTCCAACCGGCGCTTCTGGTTTTCGCCAAAAGGCCTGGGCCTGGGCGCCTATCTGACGCGGCTGGGCTTCGATGTGTGGATCCCGGAAATGCGCGGTCACGGTCTGTCCCAGCGCAACGAGGACTACCGCCGCAACCGCGTCGCCGACTATGCCCGTTACGATTTGCCGGCGATTGCTGCGTTCGTCCGTGAGCAGAGCGGGCAGATTCCGCACTGGATCGGCCACTCGCTGGGTGGCATCACGCTGGCAGCCGCGTTGGGCGGCGAGTACCTCGGTGAGCCTGCGGTGGCGTCGGCGGCGTTTTTCGGCACCCAGGTCAGCCGCACCTACTGGCCGTTGAAGATTCCGCCGGTGGAATGGAGCGGGCGCTTCATTCTCAAGCGTTTTGCCCAGTTGTCCGGCTCGCGGCTCAAGCGCGGCCCCGAGGACGAGCCAATCGGTCTGGCGCTGGAAAGCATGCGCTGGTACGGGCTGTTCGGCCGTTTCGGCGACAAGGACAAGGATTGGTGGGCAGGTCTTGCCGATGTGCAGGTGCCGGTGCTGGCAGTGAGCGCGGCGGGGGATCATCAGGATCCGGCCTGGGCCTGCCGGAAGCTGTTCGAACAGATTGGCTCCGAGCACAAGCAGTTCATCAATCTGGGCCGAGAGCAGGGCTTCAACGATCAGTTCGGTCATGTCGAGATGCTGGTCAGCAAGGCGGCGCAGGCTGAGGTCTGGCCGCTGGTGGCGCGCTGGCTGGCAGATCAGCACACGCCATTGCTTGGCGAGAAGCCGGATCTGGCGGCAGCGGTCTGA
- the ppsA gene encoding phosphoenolpyruvate synthase: MVEYVVSLDKLGKHDVEHVGGKNASLGEMISNLAGAGVSVPGGFATTAQAYRDFLELSGLNDQIHKALDALDVDDVNALAKTGAQIRQWIMEAEFPEKLNTEIRTAFAALSAGNPDVAVAVRSSATAEDLPDASFAGQQETFLNIRGVENVIRAAKEVFASLFNDRAISYRVHQGFDHKLVALSAGVQRMVRSETGTAGVMFTLDTESGFRDVVFITGAYGLGETVVQGAVNPDEFYVHKGTLEAGRPAILRRNLGSKAIKMIYGDEAKAGRSVKTVDVDKAERARFCLTDAEVSELAKQAMIIEKHYGCPMDIEWAKDGDDGKLYIVQARPETVKSRTQANVMERYLLKETGTVLVEGRAIGQRIGAGKVRIIKDVSEMDKVQPGDVLVSDMTDPDWEPVMKRASAIVTNRGGRTCHAAIIARELGIPAVVGCGNATQLLKDGQGVTVSCAEGDTGYIFEGELGFDIKKNSVDAMPELPFKIMMNVGNPDRAFDFAQLPNAGVGLARLEFIINRMIGVHPKALLNYDGLPQDIKESVDKRIAGYDDPVGFYVEKLVEGISTLAAAFAPKKVIVRLSDFKSNEYANLIGGKLYEPEEENPMLGFRGASRYISESFRDCFELECRALKRVRNEMGLTNVEIMVPFVRTLGEASQVVDLLAENGLKRGDNGLRVIMMCELPSNAILAEEFLDFFDGFSIGSNDLTQLTLGLDRDSGIIAHLFDERNPAVKKLLANAIAACNKAGKYIGICGQGPSDHPDLAKWLMEQGIESVSLNPDTVLETWFFLAEGQAAE; this comes from the coding sequence TTGGTAGAGTACGTAGTTTCCCTCGATAAGCTCGGCAAACACGATGTTGAGCATGTGGGGGGCAAGAACGCATCCCTGGGCGAGATGATCAGTAACCTGGCCGGTGCCGGTGTTTCGGTCCCCGGCGGGTTCGCCACCACGGCGCAAGCCTATCGCGACTTCCTGGAACTGAGCGGCCTGAACGATCAGATCCACAAGGCCCTCGATGCGCTGGACGTCGATGACGTCAATGCCCTGGCCAAGACCGGCGCCCAGATCCGCCAATGGATCATGGAAGCCGAATTCCCTGAAAAACTGAACACCGAGATCCGCACCGCGTTCGCCGCGCTGTCGGCCGGTAATCCTGACGTGGCCGTGGCCGTGCGTTCCTCCGCCACCGCCGAAGACTTGCCGGACGCTTCGTTCGCCGGTCAGCAGGAAACCTTCCTGAACATCCGTGGCGTGGAAAACGTCATCCGCGCGGCCAAGGAAGTGTTCGCTTCCCTGTTCAACGACCGCGCCATTTCCTACCGCGTACACCAGGGCTTCGACCACAAGCTGGTTGCCCTGTCGGCCGGCGTGCAGCGCATGGTGCGTTCGGAAACCGGCACCGCCGGCGTGATGTTCACCCTCGATACCGAATCCGGCTTCCGTGACGTGGTGTTCATCACCGGCGCCTACGGCCTGGGCGAAACCGTCGTACAAGGCGCGGTGAACCCGGACGAATTCTATGTCCACAAGGGCACGCTGGAGGCCGGTCGCCCGGCGATCCTGCGCCGCAACCTGGGCAGCAAGGCCATCAAGATGATCTACGGCGACGAGGCCAAGGCCGGTCGTTCCGTGAAAACCGTTGATGTCGACAAGGCCGAGCGCGCGCGCTTCTGCCTGACGGACGCTGAAGTCAGCGAGCTGGCCAAACAGGCGATGATCATCGAGAAGCATTATGGCTGCCCGATGGACATCGAGTGGGCCAAGGACGGTGACGACGGCAAGCTGTACATCGTGCAGGCCCGTCCGGAAACCGTGAAAAGTCGCACCCAGGCCAACGTCATGGAGCGTTACCTGCTGAAAGAAACCGGCACCGTGCTGGTGGAAGGCCGTGCCATCGGCCAGCGCATCGGCGCCGGCAAGGTGCGGATCATCAAGGACGTCTCCGAGATGGACAAGGTCCAGCCGGGCGACGTGCTGGTCTCCGACATGACCGACCCGGACTGGGAGCCGGTCATGAAGCGCGCCAGCGCCATCGTCACCAACCGTGGTGGCCGTACCTGCCACGCGGCGATCATCGCCCGTGAGCTGGGAATTCCTGCGGTCGTGGGTTGCGGTAACGCCACCCAACTGCTGAAGGATGGCCAGGGCGTGACCGTGTCCTGTGCCGAAGGCGATACCGGTTACATCTTCGAAGGCGAGCTGGGCTTCGACATCAAGAAAAACTCCGTGGACGCCATGCCGGAGCTGCCGTTCAAGATCATGATGAACGTCGGCAACCCGGACCGCGCCTTTGACTTCGCGCAGCTGCCGAACGCCGGTGTGGGCCTGGCCCGTCTGGAGTTCATCATCAACCGCATGATCGGCGTGCACCCCAAAGCGCTGTTGAACTACGACGGTCTGCCGCAGGACATCAAGGAAAGCGTCGACAAGCGCATCGCCGGTTACGACGATCCGGTCGGTTTCTATGTCGAGAAACTGGTTGAAGGCATCAGCACCCTGGCCGCTGCGTTCGCACCGAAGAAGGTCATCGTGCGTCTGTCGGACTTCAAGTCCAACGAATACGCCAACCTGATCGGCGGCAAACTGTACGAGCCGGAAGAAGAAAACCCGATGCTGGGCTTCCGTGGCGCTTCGCGTTACATCAGCGAATCGTTCCGTGACTGCTTCGAACTCGAGTGCCGTGCGCTGAAACGCGTACGCAACGAGATGGGCCTGACCAACGTCGAAATCATGGTGCCGTTCGTCCGCACCCTCGGCGAAGCCAGCCAGGTGGTGGATCTGCTTGCCGAGAATGGCCTCAAGCGTGGCGACAACGGTCTGCGCGTAATCATGATGTGCGAACTGCCGTCCAACGCGATCCTGGCGGAAGAATTCCTCGATTTTTTCGACGGTTTCTCGATCGGCTCCAACGACCTGACTCAGCTGACACTGGGTCTGGACCGTGACTCCGGGATCATCGCGCACCTGTTCGACGAGCGTAATCCGGCGGTCAAGAAGCTGCTGGCCAACGCGATTGCTGCGTGCAACAAGGCCGGCAAGTACATCGGCATCTGCGGTCAGGGTCCTTCGGACCACCCGGACCTGGCCAAGTGGCTGATGGAGCAGGGCATCGAAAGCGTGTCGCTGAACCCGGACACCGTGCTGGAAACCTGGTTCTTCCTTGCCGAAGGCCAGGCGGCGGAATAA
- a CDS encoding pyruvate, water dikinase regulatory protein, whose translation MKRSAFFISDGTGITAETLGQSLLAQFENITFSKFTRPYIDSVEKARAMVQQINKAAETDGFRPIIFDTIVNQDIREILATSNGFMIDIFSTFLAPLEQELTEHSSYTVGKSHSIGHNSNYMERIEAVNFALDNDDGARTHYYDKADLILVGVSRCGKTPTCLYMAMQFGIRAANYPLTEDDMERLQLPAALRAHQHKLFGLTIDPDRLTAIRNERKPNSRYSSYAQCEFEVREVENLFRRENIPHINSTHFSVEEISAKILVEKGVERRFK comes from the coding sequence ATGAAACGATCTGCTTTCTTTATCTCCGATGGCACCGGTATCACCGCCGAAACCCTGGGTCAAAGCCTTCTGGCGCAGTTCGAAAACATTACCTTCAGCAAATTCACGCGACCGTACATCGACAGCGTTGAAAAAGCGCGGGCCATGGTACAACAAATCAACAAAGCCGCTGAAACCGACGGTTTCCGGCCGATCATCTTCGACACCATCGTCAACCAGGACATCCGTGAGATTCTCGCAACCTCCAATGGTTTCATGATCGACATTTTCTCGACGTTCCTCGCTCCGCTCGAACAGGAACTGACCGAGCATTCTTCCTACACCGTCGGCAAATCCCACTCCATCGGCCACAACTCCAATTACATGGAGCGGATCGAGGCGGTGAACTTCGCCCTCGACAACGACGACGGCGCCCGCACGCACTATTACGACAAGGCCGACCTGATACTAGTGGGCGTGTCGCGTTGTGGTAAGACACCGACGTGCCTGTACATGGCGATGCAATTCGGCATCCGCGCAGCCAACTATCCGCTGACCGAGGACGACATGGAGCGCCTGCAACTGCCGGCCGCCCTGCGTGCTCACCAGCACAAGCTGTTCGGCCTGACCATCGACCCGGACCGCCTTACCGCGATCCGCAACGAACGCAAGCCCAACAGCCGCTATTCGAGCTACGCCCAGTGCGAGTTCGAAGTGCGCGAAGTGGAAAACCTGTTCCGCCGCGAGAACATCCCGCACATCAACTCCACGCATTTTTCAGTGGAAGAGATTTCCGCGAAGATCCTCGTGGAAAAAGGTGTGGAGCGGCGTTTCAAATAG